A window of the Henckelia pumila isolate YLH828 chromosome 3, ASM3356847v2, whole genome shotgun sequence genome harbors these coding sequences:
- the LOC140889972 gene encoding uncharacterized protein, whose translation MNDHVPRKNNEETRSKNASSITLRNGKEFKIKEKEVDASPKEKLQEEPKANDGEASKEEAPKGKFPPLSDYKPVAPFPLALNESRKDEEIKEIYETFHRCEVNISLLDAIKQLAGRSNAYPRGIIEDVLVQVNNLAFPADFYVLDMENDYCEHAGKYELEVDITVPIQRDDGIGFSEEVKEIEKILNNAPDLPQSGNLAYLSLPISNIRRLPSVLQAPFVELKMLPKHLNLEAEQEKQLVKVFKEHKTSIGWTITDIKGISPSTCIHRILMEEGVNLSRIVLGLVDSSKEIEVDKAKIDIIQSLPYPTSVREMRSFLGHAGFYRRYIQDFAKIAAPMCKLLRKDVPFEFDEPYKKFFDKLKDSLTSAPIIQLPNWSNPFEIMCDASDFASEKNSEEGVGLLIFLAFPI comes from the exons atgAATGATCATGTACCAAGGAAAAAcaatgag gaaacaagaTCAA AGAACGCAAGTTCCAttactctaaggaatgggaaaGAGTTTAAGatcaaggagaaagaagttgatgcttcacccaaggagAAGCTACAAGAAGAACCAAAGGCGAATGATGGAGAAGCATCAAAGGAAGAAGCGCCaaaaggtaagtttcctcccctCTCTGATTACAAGCCggttgccccttttcccttagcacttaatgagtcaagaaaagatgAAGAGATAAAGGAAATTTATGAAACTTTTCATAGATGTGAGGTGAACATTTCattgctagatgctattaagcag TTAGCTggtaggtctaatgcataccccaGGGGAATAATAGAAGATGTGCTAGTGCAAGTGAATAACTTAGCATTTCCTGCGGATTTTTATGTGCtcgacatggaaaacg attattgtgagcatgcaggaaaatATGAGCTAGAGGTGGATATTACAGTACCCATTCAGCGGGAtgatggaattggattcagTGAAGAAGTGAAAGAGATTGAGAAAATTCTGAACAATGCTCCTGATCTACCTCAATCAGGTAATCTTGCTTATCTCTCTTTACCAATTTCTAACATTCggcgtcttccatctgttttgcaggcaccattTGTTGAACTTAAGATGCTTCCCAAAcatcttaa TTTGGAGGCCGAACAAGAGAAGCAATTGGTCAAAGTTTTCAAGGAGCACAAAACTTCTATTGGATGGACCATAACAGATATCAAGGGAATCAGCCCTTCTACGTGCATACATAGGATACTAATGGAGGAAGGAGTGAATCTCTCAC gtattGTTTTAGGTCTTGTTGACTCATCTAAGGAGATAGAGGTAGAtaaagctaaaattgatattattcagtctctaccTTACCCCACAAGTGTGCGGGAAATGCgatcttttcttggccatgcaggtttttacaggagatacattcaggaCTTTGCCAAGATCGCAGCCCCTATGTGCAAACTGTTGCGAAAAGATGtcccgtttgagtttgatgaaccataCAAAAAGTTTTTTGACAAACTTAAGGACtcattgacatctgcaccaatcaTCCAACTACCGAACTGGAGCAACCCGTTTgaaatcatgtgtgatgccagcgactTTGCT AGCGAAAAGAACAGCGAGGAAGGTGTTGGACTGCTGATTTTTCTGGCCTTCCCTATTTAG